The genomic stretch ACGTCGTCGTCGTGCGGCACCTCGGCCGCCCGCTCGGCCAGGGCCGCGACGATCGCCGCCGGCGTCCGGTCGGCGCGCGCCAGCTCGGCGACCGAGTCCACCGCGTCGTCGCGTCCGCCGAACAGGTCGAGCACGCCGTCGCTGAACGAGATGAGCAGGTCGCCCGGCTCGAGGGTGCCGATGGTGGTCGCCCACTCGTCGCGGAGGCCCATCCCCAGCGGCAGGTCGACCGAGCGCAGGCGCTCCACCCCTCCGGCAGCACGGAGGATGAAGCTCAGCCCGTGCCCGGCGTCGGCCCACTGCAGCCCGCCGTCGTCGTCGATGCGGGCGTGGAACAACGTGGTGAAGGTGACGTCGGTGCCGGCACCCTCGGCAGCGAGCCCGTCGGAGGCGCGGCGCAGGGCCTCGGACGCGTCGTCGACCGTCCGGGCGCTGCGGATCGTGGCACGCACGGCGGCGGCGATGAGTCCGGCGCCGACGCCCTTGCCCATCACGTCGCCCAGTCCGACGGCGATGCCGTTCTCGGTGCGGTACCAGTCGAAGAAGTCGCCGCCGACGCTCTTCGCCGGCATGCAGGTGCCGGCGACGGTGACGCTCTCGCCCAGGCCGTCGCTCGAGGTGGGCAGCAGGGAGCGCTGCACGGCGGCGGCGCGCTCGATCTCGGCGCGGACGCGGACCTCGCGGTCCTCGGCGGAGCGGACGGAACGGCGGGCGCGGCGGGAGAGCTCGTGAACGATGACGGCGACCGTGCCGAACACGACGACGGTGATGCCGAGGCGCACCAGCTCACTGGCGCGGATCACGGAGCCCGGCTGCAGCAGGTACGGCGCCAGGATCACGATCGTGACGCCGAGGATCGAGTACAGGATCGTGCGTCGGCCGTCGAGCGACGCCCACCACACCACCGGCAGGACCACGAGCGAGGTGAACACGGACGCGCCGGCACCGGTGCCCGTCCGGAACAGGGCAAGGGACACGAAGTCGACGGCCAGCAGGATCGGCACGAGCGGGACCGCGCGCGGGAAGTGTGCGGCGAACGCGGCGAGCAGGGTCGCGACGCCGACGGAGACCAGGCTGGCGAGGAACATCGTCAGGTCGCTGATCTCGAGCGTCGGCAGCGTCACGGTCAGCAGCGCGCCGAGGGCCAGCAGGCCGCTGATCGGAGCCTGCCGGACGAGGGGGTTGTCGATGACGCTGGTTGGGCGAGACATGCTCAGCCGAGGCTACTGGACAACGGGGTGGACCGACGGGGTGTCGACCCGAAGAGGGGCCACGCCGGACGACAGGTGTCGGGCTGTGCGGACGGCGGGACTCCCGTTCCCGGGTGCCCCGCCGTCGTCTGCATCGTGGTGCCGTGCCGCGGACCTACTCGGCCCGACGGTGGCGTCGTCGCCGCTGTGCCAGCAGCAGCCCGCCGGCGGTGAGCAGCACCAGGGCGAGGACCCCGATGGGCACGACGTTCGCACCCGTCCAGGCGAGGGCGCCGTCGCCGGCGGGGGACGAGCCTCCCGGCTGGGTGCCCGCACCGCCGGAACCCGGGCCGGCACCGGCGTCGGCACCCGGCGCGGGAGCAGGCGAGCCCGGCGCGGGAGCAGGCGAACCCGGCCCGGGCGACGGCGAGGCCGTCGGCGGAGCGGTCGCCGCCGCCGCCGTCACCGTGAACCCGACCCGAGCCAGCACCACGCCGCCCACCGACGCGGACACCGTGACTCGCCCGGAGGCCGTGGCCGGCACCGCCAGGTCGCTGCGGAACGTGCCGTCGGCACCGGTGCGGACGGTCACCTGGCCACCGAGCGCCGGCGTCGTCGACAGCGTGACCGTCGCCTCCGCCGGGAACCCGGAGCCGGTCACCGTCTGCGTGTCACCGGCGGTGACCGTCGGCGCGGCGACCTGGAGGCTCGGCACCGCAGCAGCGACCCTCGAGTACCGCACGATGGTCCGGTCCGTCACCGAGCGCTCGGCGACCGGCACGGTGATGGTGCGGCTGTCGGCGTCGTACGTCCATTCGGACGCGGCGACGGGAGTCCCGTCGATCGTGACGGAGGCGGGGCGGTCGGCGTCGGTGAACGTCGCCGTCCACGAGCGGTCGCGCACCTGGCCGGTGAACGAGCCGTCGGCCGGGGCGATGTCGAGCGTGCCGCCGTCGGCCTGCTGGGTGAACCGCATCGTGGTCGACGCGGAGTTGCCCGCGGCGCGAGCAGAAGAGGCCGCCGCGGTCGGCTGACCCTCGCCCGAGTCCTCGTGCAGGGCGAAGGTGCCGTCCGCGCCGGTCGCGACCGTCACCGTGACCGCGTCGAGCGGTGCGGCGTCGTTCGCGACGTGGTGCGAGCGGGTCGGGACGATGCCGCCGCTGCGGACGAACACCGGCATGGTGGTCAGGTCGGTCGTGACGTCGGCCGTCGTGCCGCCCTGGTAGGTCGTGCCGGTGAACCAGTCGGTCCACGAGTCGCCGGCCGGGAACCAGACCGAACGCGTGGCCTTCCCGGTGTCGTCGTTCGCGGTGGTGACGGGCGCGACCAACACGTCCTTGCCGTAGAGGTACTCGGAGCCGGCCTGGGCATAGGACTCCTGCGCCTCCGGGTACTGCAGGTAGAGCGGCTGCAGCATCGGGGTGCCGGTCGCCGAGGCGTCGGCGGCCAGGGTGTACGTCAGGGGGAGCAGGTCCTCGCGGAGGTTGAGGAACTGCTTCGCCGACGCGTTCGCCTCGGCCGGGTACTGCCAGGGCAGCCGGTCGCTGTGGTTGCTGTGCAGGCGGTCGATCGGCTGGAACGCACCGAACTGCACCCACCGGGCGTACATGTCGGCCGGCAGCTGGGTCGTGCCCGGCTCCTTGCCCTCGATGCCGTACTGCGCACCGTTGTGCCCGCCGATGTCGTGGCTGATCGCGGACAGGCCGGTCGCTGCCGACTCACCGGGCGTGTAGCCGACCTGGGCGGCGAGCTCGTCCCACGAGGACGTGGTGTCCCCGGTGAAGTGCACGGTGGTGCGCTTGTCGGCCCAGGGTCCGGTCGGCACGGCCTGCGGGTTGCCGTAGCCGCCCGCGGTCAGCGAGCCGTACGCGCGGGAGAACGCCAGACCGCGGCCCTTGAGCTGCTCGTCGGTGTACTTCGCGTACTGCTGATTGATGAACGCGTCCGGCGTCACACCGTTGGCGGAGTACTTCGAGTTCTCACTGCAGCACCAGTCGAGCCACCACATGTCGACGCCCTCCGGCTGTAGCGAGGTGTGCAGGTCGAAGTAGGCCTTGAGTTGGTCGGGGTCCGACCAGTCGAACAGGTAGCGGTCGCCGTCGCCCTTGGTGAGCTTGCCCTTCGCGGTCGCCTGCGCTGCCGCGAACTCCGGGTCCTTGCTGGAGATCGACGGGTGGATGTTGAGGGTGTTGTGGATGCCCTCGGCGTGCCAGTCGGCGAGCAGGCTCGTCATGTCAGGGATCCGGGCCGGGTCGACCGACCAGCCGTCCCACTTGCTCTCGCCCTCGTTCGTCGGGCTGCCGGTCTTGTAGTCGGTGTCGATCGCCATGACGTCGACGGGGACGCCCTCGTCCTGGAAGCGCTTCGCGATGTCCAGGTAGTCCTGCTGCGACCGGTCGTAGTACTCGGAGTACCAGACGCCGTACGCCCACTGCGGCAGGAGCTTCGAGGGGCCGGTCAGGGTCGCCAGGTCCTTCAGCGCGGTCGTGTACGCGGTGCCGTACCCGAAGACGTAGCCGTCCTGGTAGCCCTCGCCACCATGGTCGCCGCGGGGCGTGGTCTGCTCGGTCGCCGGGTCGTACAGTGCCGAAGCGGTGTCGTCGAGCAGCGACCAGCCGTCCTGGTAGAGCAGGCCGGGGTTCGTCTTCGCGGCACCGTTGGCGGTGTCGAGGTCACGCCGGTAGCCACCGAGCGGAGCGTGCGCGGCGAGGACGGGCGACGCGGTGTCGACGACCGCGATCGTGTCGAAGTTCACGTTGCAGTTGGCCGCCACGGTCGGACAGCCGATCGCGATGTCGTTCGCGCCGGCCGCCAGGTGTACGGGGACCGTCACGGTGTTCCAGTAGTCCCAGCCGCTGGTGCGGGGGAGCTCACCGGTCGTGGCGGTCTGGCCGACGGGAGCAGCGGTCAGTGTGGGCGTGCCGGCCGACCCGTTGGCGTACCGGACCTGCAGCGCGTAGTCGCCCGCGGCCGGGACCCCGGTGACGTGCGCGGTCATCTGGGCGCCGGCGCGCTCGAACCCGGCGACGAAGCCGTCCCCGGCGAAGCCGTTGTGGTTCGTCGCCACGGTCGCGGGGTCGCTGCGTGCGGCGTCCTCGGCCTGGCAGACGACGCCGAAGGCGCAGTCCTGGCCGGCGGACGCTGCGGTCGGCGCCGGGTAGGCCGCACCCGAGGGGACGATCGCCAGGCTGTCGACGTTCACCCGACCGGAATCCGCGTCGCCACGGACGACCTTCACGGTGTGCGGACCGGCGGTCAGGTCGAGGGCTGCGGTGGTCTGCTTCCACTCGTCCCAGTTCGCGCCGGCCGGCAGGCTCAGGGTGACCGGGGCCCGGTCGTCGACGACGATGCTCAACGTTCGGGTCTCGACCTTGCCGTCGCCGCCCTGGTTGTTGGCGTACCGCATGGCCAGGTCGTACGACCCGGCCGTCGCGA from Curtobacterium sp. MCLR17_032 encodes the following:
- a CDS encoding SpoIIE family protein phosphatase codes for the protein MSRPTSVIDNPLVRQAPISGLLALGALLTVTLPTLEISDLTMFLASLVSVGVATLLAAFAAHFPRAVPLVPILLAVDFVSLALFRTGTGAGASVFTSLVVLPVVWWASLDGRRTILYSILGVTIVILAPYLLQPGSVIRASELVRLGITVVVFGTVAVIVHELSRRARRSVRSAEDREVRVRAEIERAAAVQRSLLPTSSDGLGESVTVAGTCMPAKSVGGDFFDWYRTENGIAVGLGDVMGKGVGAGLIAAAVRATIRSARTVDDASEALRRASDGLAAEGAGTDVTFTTLFHARIDDDGGLQWADAGHGLSFILRAAGGVERLRSVDLPLGMGLRDEWATTIGTLEPGDLLISFSDGVLDLFGGRDDAVDSVAELARADRTPAAIVAALAERAAEVPHDDDVTVIAIRREAASAEPTEVAAAPLSRSRAA
- a CDS encoding TIM-barrel domain-containing protein, which translates into the protein MRPTLISSRGRRRFLGSSLATAVVGALALGGLGISALPAAAAPDARTVVSGEARFQVLSPTLIRTEYAGDGQFTDQGTFNVVGRDDFAPTPFTKTVQDGWLTLDTGSMTVQYRQGTGDFSQDNLRVTLKISAGQAVTGSPWVTARTPSCAIGTLCEGEALALQGLANATDHKGYTGAGFAAGFENVGNSMTFRTEVATAGSYDLAMRYANNQGGDGKVETRTLSIVVDDRAPVTLSLPAGANWDEWKQTTAALDLTAGPHTVKVVRGDADSGRVNVDSLAIVPSGAAYPAPTAASAGQDCAFGVVCQAEDAARSDPATVATNHNGFAGDGFVAGFERAGAQMTAHVTGVPAAGDYALQVRYANGSAGTPTLTAAPVGQTATTGELPRTSGWDYWNTVTVPVHLAAGANDIAIGCPTVAANCNVNFDTIAVVDTASPVLAAHAPLGGYRRDLDTANGAAKTNPGLLYQDGWSLLDDTASALYDPATEQTTPRGDHGGEGYQDGYVFGYGTAYTTALKDLATLTGPSKLLPQWAYGVWYSEYYDRSQQDYLDIAKRFQDEGVPVDVMAIDTDYKTGSPTNEGESKWDGWSVDPARIPDMTSLLADWHAEGIHNTLNIHPSISSKDPEFAAAQATAKGKLTKGDGDRYLFDWSDPDQLKAYFDLHTSLQPEGVDMWWLDWCCSENSKYSANGVTPDAFINQQYAKYTDEQLKGRGLAFSRAYGSLTAGGYGNPQAVPTGPWADKRTTVHFTGDTTSSWDELAAQVGYTPGESAATGLSAISHDIGGHNGAQYGIEGKEPGTTQLPADMYARWVQFGAFQPIDRLHSNHSDRLPWQYPAEANASAKQFLNLREDLLPLTYTLAADASATGTPMLQPLYLQYPEAQESYAQAGSEYLYGKDVLVAPVTTANDDTGKATRSVWFPAGDSWTDWFTGTTYQGGTTADVTTDLTTMPVFVRSGGIVPTRSHHVANDAAPLDAVTVTVATGADGTFALHEDSGEGQPTAAASSARAAGNSASTTMRFTQQADGGTLDIAPADGSFTGQVRDRSWTATFTDADRPASVTIDGTPVAASEWTYDADSRTITVPVAERSVTDRTIVRYSRVAAAVPSLQVAAPTVTAGDTQTVTGSGFPAEATVTLSTTPALGGQVTVRTGADGTFRSDLAVPATASGRVTVSASVGGVVLARVGFTVTAAAATAPPTASPSPGPGSPAPAPGSPAPAPGADAGAGPGSGGAGTQPGGSSPAGDGALAWTGANVVPIGVLALVLLTAGGLLLAQRRRRHRRAE